The genomic interval CCGGGTTCAAAAGCTGGCTCGCCCCCCTCTTCCCGCGCTTCGAGCGCGAAGGCAAAAGCTATCTCACCATCGCAATCGGCTGCACCGGTGGGCGGCATCGCTCCGTTGCGGTCGCGGAAACGGTCGCGGAATGGCTTCGTGGACTCGGTCGGCAAGTGTCGCTGCGGCATCGGGATATCGATCGTCAGCGGGATGCTTGAGGCCAAAGTGGAATAAAGGGATCGCTCATGATCGGCATGGTTCTCGTTACCCACGGCAATCTCGCGAAGGAGTTCATCTCCGCACTCGAGCATGTGGTCGGGCCGCAAAAGCGCGTCGGCGCGGTGTGCATCGGGCCGGACGACGACATGGAAAAGCGGCGCGAAGACATTCTGCGTTCGGTCGCGGAGGTGGACGATGGAAGTGGGGTTGTTCTGTTGACCGACATGTTCGGGGGCACGCCGTCGAACCTTGCCATTTCCATTATGGACAACGCGAAGGTCGAGGTCATTGCTGGCGTCAATCTGCCGATGCTGATCAAGCTTGCCAGCATTCGGCAATCCGAAGGACTTGCAAAAGCGGTCTCGGCGGCACAGGAAGCGGGGCGCAAATACATCAACGTGGCGTCAGCGCTCCTGGCGGAGGAAAAGGACAAGCGATGAACGAGAGCGTCCCAAATGCCGGCATGCATGCGCCGGCGTTGAGCCGCACCCTCCTTATTTGCAACCAACGTGGCCTGCATGCGCGAGCTGCGGCGCGCTTCGTGAAGTGTGCCGAAAAATTTAATGCGGAGATCACCGTCACGAAGAAAGACACCGTGGTCTCCGGGCTTTCGATCATGGGGTTGATGATGCTGGGCGCTGGGCCGGGAACGGCGATCGAGGTGGCCGCGACGGGGCCGGAAGCGTTCGAAGCACTCGAAGCGCTTGAAGCGCTGGTCGGCGCAAGATTCGGCGAAGACGAGTGACGACGCGGGCGAAAAAATCGGCCGGAGCGGGAGCGGAGCGACGTGAAGGCGCGCAAGGCTCGATAATTACGTCGAGGGAGGGGGAGCGCGTCTTCCAAGGGCTCGGCGTCTCGTCCGGGGTGGCGATCGGGCCTGCGCACGTTCGGGAAGCGGGTGCACTCGAGGTTCCCGAGTACGCGATAGCGCCGCAGAAGCTCGAGGTGGAGCATAAGCGCCTCGCTGCGGCCATCGAGCGATCGAAGATGCAAGTCCACCAGCTCAAGGCCAAGGCGGCCGCACTCCGTGGCGCTGCGGCGGAGGAACTTGGCTATCTTCTCGATGCGCATCTTCAGATGCTGACCGGATCGCGGCTCGTTCGCGGTGCAGACCAGCGTATCCGGCGCGACCATGTAAATGCGGAGGCCGCCGTTCAAGCGGAGATCCACGAGATCGGCAAGAGCTTCAGCCAAATGGATGACGCCTATTTCGCAAGCCGCGTCGACGATATCCGCGAAGTCGGCGCGCGACTCGTGCGCAATCTTTTGCAGAAGCCCTACCACGCGTTCTCCGATTTACCGCTCGGAAGCATTGTCATCGCGGAGGAGTTGACCCCGGCCGACACCGCACTCCTCGATCCCTCGCGGGTGGGCGGCTTCGCCACCGTGCTGGGCGGGCCGCAGAGCCATACGGCCATCATGGCGCGCTCGCTCGGCCTGCCGGCAGTGCTCGGTGTCGCCGGGCTTATGGGGGGTGCTGAACCGGGCACGATAGTCGTGATCGACGGCACCAACGGGCGCGTCGTCGTCAATCCGAGTGCCAAGACCCTCGCTGAGTACGAAGAGCGTCAGCGCGAACTGCTGCGTGAGCGCCGCCAGCTCTCTCGGCTTGCCAGGCTTCCTGCCGAGACGCGCGATGGTGTTCAGATCGTGCTTCAGGCCAATGTCGAGCTGACGCGCGAAGTCGAACATGCGCGCGAGGCAGGGGCCGAGGGCATTGGCCTGCTGCGCACGGAATTCCTTTTTATGAATC from Alphaproteobacteria bacterium carries:
- a CDS encoding PTS sugar transporter subunit IIA, with the translated sequence MIGMVLVTHGNLAKEFISALEHVVGPQKRVGAVCIGPDDDMEKRREDILRSVAEVDDGSGVVLLTDMFGGTPSNLAISIMDNAKVEVIAGVNLPMLIKLASIRQSEGLAKAVSAAQEAGRKYINVASALLAEEKDKR
- a CDS encoding HPr family phosphocarrier protein, with product MNESVPNAGMHAPALSRTLLICNQRGLHARAAARFVKCAEKFNAEITVTKKDTVVSGLSIMGLMMLGAGPGTAIEVAATGPEAFEALEALEALVGARFGEDE
- the ptsP gene encoding phosphoenolpyruvate--protein phosphotransferase, encoding MTTRAKKSAGAGAERREGAQGSIITSREGERVFQGLGVSSGVAIGPAHVREAGALEVPEYAIAPQKLEVEHKRLAAAIERSKMQVHQLKAKAAALRGAAAEELGYLLDAHLQMLTGSRLVRGADQRIRRDHVNAEAAVQAEIHEIGKSFSQMDDAYFASRVDDIREVGARLVRNLLQKPYHAFSDLPLGSIVIAEELTPADTALLDPSRVGGFATVLGGPQSHTAIMARSLGLPAVLGVAGLMGGAEPGTIVVIDGTNGRVVVNPSAKTLAEYEERQRELLRERRQLSRLARLPAETRDGVQIVLQANVELTREVEHAREAGAEGIGLLRTEFLFMNREDLPDEEEQYRELKAFVEGMDGRPVTIRTLDIGGDKLALTLGDHFGQSANPALGLRAIRLSLKRVELIETQLAAMLRAGAHGPIRILLPMISSIAEVRQVKTIVKRVRARLIRQGAKIDVEPPKLGVMIEVPGAALAADALAMESDFFAIGTNDLTMYTLAIDRSDEQVAHLYNPLHPAVLRLIQFAAGSALRARIPLCLCGEIAGDPRYTSLLLGLGIRDFSMSVSALPRIKQRIRNLDLREATRRAELIMNQWDSGRIATLLDDFDALT